CCGGCTCTTGTTCTGAAATATTGTGTATCCCTATGGTCGTATAGCCTGCCTGCGTTCGTGCCTATCCCAAATAAATTACTTATGTCTTGAGTAATTTCAGCAAAAGGCATTATTTGGTTGGATGTCCTACTATTCAAGTTTGTAATTGCTTTGTGTGCAGCTCTCGCGCCCCTATCTGCAATGAAAGACAATATCGCCCCAATAATCAACATGGGCGCGGTTATTGTCAGAAACACATCTATAAACGGATCCATGGCTATCCCCTCTTCTCCCCTTCAATCATCAGCTTGTTTTTCTCTTCATTCAGCGTTACATTCACAACCGAACCAACCCCCAAATTTAAAGATTCTGTCAGCTGTTTTGGTAAAGTTATGATCTGTGAGTAATTAAATTTCCTGATTGTCCTTTTTACCATAGTTATCTCCTCAAGATTTTTCATATACAATACAAAAAAGAACCACTTACAAACCTAATGTCCTTAAAAAAATGGTAGGTGTAAAAAGTTCGATAAAATATTATGGTTGTTTTGCCATAATATTAAAGCAATGTCAAACTTTGGTATATTCACCATAAGATTGTAGTATATCTCTAAACATATATATAAGTTATCTCTAATTATACGATCCCCTTTTCTTTCAGCAGCGTCATAAGAAGCTCGCGCTCTCTATCTTGCTTATTCATTTGCTTTTGCTGTTCTTCAAATTTTGCGCGGAGTTCTTGATTCTCCGCTGACAGCTTCGATAACTGCAATTGAGAAGTGGCGATATTAAGAGATTCCGCTTGTTTGATAGTTCGGATCGGTCTTTTGATAGTATCCGCTCCGTTTTTCTTTTCAGCTTCGGCATTGATTACGTCATCATCGACAATATGTTGATACCTGGCTATCATTCGGCTATCTGCCGTCCAACCGTGTTTTTTCTTTACTATCGGGTCTTGGTAGCCTCTTAAAAGCATATCAGTAGCCGAAGCGTGCCTGAATTTATGAGGAGATAAAGGTTTATCAATCCCTGCCTCTTTACCTACCTTTTGAAGCATTAAATGAACCGCGGGTCTTGTTATTCCAAAAAGTTTATCGCCCTTTTTCAATCCACTATAAGTTAAATGATTTCTAATATACCCTGCCGAATAAACATATAATGCCCGCCTCTTATCAGTTCCAGTCTTTGTTTGTGGGATCGCTATAATCATGCCCCTATCAGTCTCTTGGATATCCTCAACCTTGACATTCAAAACTTCGCTTATCCTTGCCCCAGATTCAAATAAAAAGCTGAAAAGGGCTTTATACATCGGGCTTTCAGTGTATGCTATCAGATTATTGACATCATCCACTGTTAAAATATCTTCCCGATTGAGATTTCCTTTTATGAACTTGATTTTTACATGCTCGACAATATCACCTTTTCCAGCTCGCTTAAAAAAGCGCTTCAATACTGCTTTTTTGTACTCGATAGAACTTGGTTTATAGGTCTTTTGTAATTCTAAGATATATCGGGTAACATCCTGGTCTTTCCACTTGGATAATGGTTTAAACTGCCCTGCATATCTCAAAGTCTGTTCGACATTGATTAAAGTATGTGCTGCCTGTCCGTTGGCTTGAATCTCTTTTATATAGCTGTCTATCGTTATCATAATTGATGACCTCGTATCTAAATAGGTTCTTAAAGTATATAATAGTAACTATTTCAAGATTCAATACAATAATAGTAAGGATGTTTAAATTTCGCATAAGTGAATCCATACGGTCGTACATTCTGATTTTTTCATTTCTCGTTTTAGTGTACAGCCTGGTTTTTCTATACCTGATGCGTACATACGAGAACAAGGATTACGATTTTATAACAGCAATTTACTGGGTAATCGTGAGCATGACCACGGTGGGCTATGGCGATATTTATTTTAACTCAACCATCGGGCGCTTATTCAGTACCGTGGTGATCCTCTCGGGCGTGATAATGATATTCGGTTATCTTTTTCCCCTGGTACTCACCCCACAGCTTGAGAAAAGGCTTAGAAAAGAACACCCTTCAAAGGTTCAGAATGATCTAAAAAATCATATTATTATTTGCGGTTATAACCAGCTTGTTGAAACCCTTATTGCTGAACTTGACGAGTATGAGATTCCCTTTATGGTGATTGATGAAAATGAAAAAAACATAAGCCAGCTGATTTCCAGAAAAATCATGTGTGTTTATGGTGATGCGGCAGATGAAAATGTGCTTCAGAATTCCAATATCCTCTCGGCAAGGATGCTGATAGCAAACCAGAGCGATGAGAAAAATGCCAGTATAATTCTTACAGCCAAGGAGATAAGCGATATACAGGTAATATCCATCGTGGAAAATGAAGCAAAAGCAGGCTACCTGAAGTATGCGGGTTCTGACCGGGTAATTTCTCCAAAGACCCTGTTCGGGACGTATATTGGCAGGAAAGCCATCGACCCCCTTACAGACCATCTTGCAGGTGCAACAAAGTTCTTTGAGGATTTGAGCATCGTTGAACTTCCTATTTATCCGCACAGCGTTCTCATCGGAAAAAAATTAAAGTATGCCGTAATCCACCAGAAAACAGGAGCAAATATCGTGGGGCTCTGGAGCGGCGGAAAGCTATCGTTGAATCCGCAACCTGAGGATTTAATAAGAGAAAATTCCGTGCTTCTGGCGGTGGGAACCGAGAAACAGCTTGAATCATTAAAGAAATTGACAGAGGGGATATGAAAAAATTTATTCTGGTGGGCTATGGCGATGTTGGAAGGAGTATAGCACATGTTCTCCAAAATGCCCATGTGAGCTTTGTGGTTATTGACAAGAATGAAGCAAAGTTGAAGGAGAGAGGTTTTGATTATGTGGCAGGAGATGCCACGGATGAGGAGATTCTCAAGCGTGCTGGCATTAAAAACGCCTCGACTGTTATCATAGTCCTGAATGACGATTCGGATATTATTTTTAGCACGCTCATTGCCAGAAATATTAACCCTCACTGCATAATCCTTGCAAGGGCAAATGCAACAAAATCGATAGATAAAATCTACAGGGCAGGAGCGGATTATGTGGCATCGCTTTCTATCGTGGCAGGGCAGATGCTGGCGCACATCGCCCTCGGGCATGAGGCAGAAACTATTACGATGCTTGAGGGACTGGAAATAGCAAGGCACCACGTAACTTCAGGTTCGCCTCTTGTCGGGAAGACCATTGCGGATGCAAAGATTCGCTCAAGGATAGGATGCACCATAATAGGGATTGAAGAGGACGGAAAGACCATCACGGACATCGACCCCTCGATTATCATACAGGAGGGGATGACGCTTGCTATTATCGGAAACTGCGAGCAGATTTCGAAATTCAAGAAAGAGTATGCTGTTTAATACCGCATCATCTGCGGGCTCTTTGGCAGAGGCTTCACCTTCGATGCTTCATCCCAGTCGGCTTCATAGATGTGCAGCGAATTGCAGAAATCCACCACTTTAATGAGTTTCAGGTTATTCGGTTCAAGCACTTCCCTTTTAATCATCGTAAGGAGCCCAATCATATTGCTGTTCCAGGCAGCGAATAAATCACGGGAGCGCCACATGCAGTGCATCTCCGCATTGCCATCGCCAATATTTCTAACCCAGAGCCTCTGGAGGCAGGGCTGGTCTTCCTTCACGAAGAGGTCACGCTCAGGAATCCAGGTTATCGCCTGCCTCCTCCGTGAGACGCCCTGCGGCAGTAATTCCTTTATTGCTTTAAGCTGGTCAACAACCGTTACGCCAGTTGACGTCGTATACACGCATTGCTCCGCAATGTGTGAATTTTGCTTCGCAACGTCCTTATTGCGCGACGGATAGTTTATCAGCCTGTCCATATAATTGTATTCAAAACCCTGCTTTTTCCAGTCATAATCCCTTTCCCACTGCTTCAAATATTCTTTCACATGCATCTCTTTTGTAGGGAACTGCGGATGCAGCATGGGCTCAGCATAAGGCTCGCGTATTTCGATGACAGAACATATATCCTTTGACATGGGACCGTACTCCGTCTTTATCTCCATGCCGTGTTTAATCACAAAATTCACAGCCTGCGCCCATGCATCCGCAAGACCGACAGCCTGGATAAGGTTGGTGGGTGGGTATTTCATAAACATCTATACTTGATGGATGGGATATTAGGTTAACGATGGGATGATCTTAAATACTGATCTATCGCCCGCGCAGCTCTCTTGCGCTGCCGGAAGATGCTGCGCGACTCGTTCTTGAAGGAATCAAAAGGCAGCAGTGGGAGTTCAGCGAGTATATGGGGAGAGGGGAAGCCAAGTGATTTTTAAAATATCGTAAACTTTTTATCTATGTAAATTGTGTATATGTTTATATGGAAAACAAGCTAAAACTTTCCACAAATTACATAATAAAATTATTATTTGATAATGAATATTACTATTTCACAGTGCGTGAGCTTGCGGGTTTATTAAAAGTACCTATCGAAAAAGCATATACTATCGTGGCAAGGCTTGAGGACAGGGGGTTCATAAAATCGGTTGAAAGGGGTAAGTACCTGTTGCTTGGTTTTGAACCTGAGCGTGCTCTTTCCAACCCTTTTTTCATAGCATCCAGGATCGTATATCCTTCATACGTGAGTTTCTGGAGCGCCCTGAATTTCTATGGATTCACAGAACAGGTTCCGGTGGTGGTTTTTCTTGCTTCTGCCAGGAAAAAGACAGAGGTGGAGTTCAACGGTCTCAGGTTCAAATACGTGTTAATGAACCCCAGCAAGTTCTTTGGGTACAGGAAGGAGAGGATGGGTGACCTCGATTTTCTGATAGCTGAGGAGGAGAAAGCGATTGTTGACAGCCTGTACCTCCCGGGGAATGCCGGCGGGCTGGTGGAGGTGGCAAAAGCGGTTTACAATGCAAAGGATAAGGTTGATCTCGAAAAGCTTTTTTCGTATGCGTCGGCCATGAAGAGCAGGAGTCTTTGCTCAAGATTGGGATATTTGATTGAGAGATTTGGTTCTGATGCCGCAATGCTGCTGGAATGCTCAGCGCGTGAATATGTCAAGCTTGACCCGACAAGGGAAAAGAGTAAGGTATGGGATAAGAAATGGCATGTTAACGTGAATTTGAGTGAAGAAGAAATACTGGGCTGGAGGGAGACGTAGATGCTGACGAGGAAGCAAATAGAGAAGCTCGCTTTGAAAAATCGAGTGCCGCTATTTACCCAGGAGAGGGATTACATCCAGGCTGCATACCTTAGCCTTCTATATTCAAAGACTATGAGTTTCGTATTCAAGGGGGGCACCTGCCTTCGGATGGCTTATGGTTCTCAAAGGTATTCTGAGGATCTGGATTTTAACTCGGCTCTGGGTGAAGATGAGGCTTTCAGAGCACTGGAAACAGCAGCAAAGGAGCTTGAATATTTCGGCATCAGGTCAGAGATCAGGAACAAGAGGATGTCGAGGTCGGGCTTCGGCGTCGCCCTGAGTTATATGGGACCGCTGTATGAAGGCAGGGATATTACCAAAGGTCTGGTGAGGATAGATGTGAGCCTGAGAGGGGAGAGCGTATCAGAGGACAGGATAACGGTGCGTACCGAATACGATGATGTGAAGACGTTTATTATCAGCGCAGCAAGCCTTGACCATATATTTGCAGAAAAGGTGCGGGCACTGCTGGTGAGGGGAATGGCAAGGGATCTATATGACCTGTGGTTCCTGATGGAAAGAGGTATTAAACCCGATCTTGAGTTAATAAACAGCAAGCTTGCTCTCTATGATAGGACTTATTCCAGAGAGGAAATGAACGAGCGCATAGCTGAGCTTGAGAAAAGCTGGAGTAAAGACCTCAAGCCGTTGCTTGGCGTGGTCGTTCCGTATGATGCCGCAGTGAAGAGGGTGATTGACGGGTTGATGTCTTGCGCCATTCCAGTGCATCATCGAGGGCAGGGAACTCCTCATAAACGCCCGCATTGATGGGATGGGCTTTTTTTCTTAAATCTGCGATTTCAATACCATCATATACTTCATCCTCTCCAACAGGCGACGGCGGCGCTCAATCGCCGCGGAGGCTGCTGCTACCCTGTCCTTACATCCCGGAGATTGTATCTTTTTTCTATCGGGTATGGTAACTCCAGTATATGCTCGAACGATTATAACCTGAGATTCCGAGTTATGTGGGCTATGTTTGCACGAAATGAGCCTGTGAAGCACGATTCATAGTTTTTTAGAAAATTATCTGATGAATAGTTTCAAGCCTGCAGTCATCAGCAGACTGGCTGAGAATTTGCATGTTCATGTGGAAAATGATGAGCTGCCTCAGAGAACAGCTTTCAAGATCGCAGTTACGATCCAGCAGTTTAAAGAACAAGCCAAGGAGTAGGTGATTGCGGAGAGGATGTTGTCATTTCTTAAGACAAAATCAAATCATTCACTTCTTATTTTCTTAAGCAGCCATGCCATATTTCCGGGATTCCTCATATTCCGGATTCCTTCTTCGTCTTATCAACATCCCCAATTTCTCTTCCCATGCCCATGTTCCAGTAACTTGAACCTGGACTATCATCTGATTGATATGGAAGAAATGATTGATCGAGTCAAAAGCGGTATTGCGCCTCCCCTTCGCACTGCAACCACAGCGGCGCCTACTTTTCGTTTGAACATGACCACATTGGCCATTGAGGTAAATCCCGCACGTTCTACTAAAGCCTTCATTTCTGAGGTTACATCGGCGAAATATGTTGGTGAACCGAGAATAATTCCATCAGCTCCCACCATCTTTTCAATACAATCATTCACTATATCATTTTTGACAGCGCATTTCCTGTCTTTTGTTTCAAAACATTTACAGCAGGCTGTACATCCCTGGATCTTCCTGCCTGCAAGCTCCACTAATTCTGTTTCTATCCCAACTTTCTCCAGTTCACTGAACACATGGTTTATGGGAATTGCAGTGTTCCCCTGTTTTCGGGCGCTTCCGTTAAATGCTATTGCTTTCATGACCTGATCGTCTATATGCAAATACCACTTCATGGAATAAAATATCGATACTTTCACGATTATTTTCGCTCCGCTCTTGGATTCAAATATATACTGACCAAATAATCGATTATCTGAGGTGATTCATTTCGTTTCTAAATAAAGTTGAGCAAGGGAAAGCTTTAAAAGCCCATGCCATAATTGACAATGCTGACATATACTCAAATGAATACGAGTTAAATATCATCCCACGATGAAATGGACAATATGGTACAAGTAGGTGTTGTCAGAAAAAAGGATATAATTCAATCTGTAAAAACCTCTGTTGGGCTTGCTGGAGGCTTAAAAATACAGAAGAATTCCACGGTTTTGATCAGACCGAATGCGAACACAGCCGATTACCCGCCCGGTTCGACTAATCCTGAAGTGCTAAAAGGAGCTATTCGTGCGGTCAAGGAATACAACCCTGCAAAGATCATCGTAGCCGAGAAATCAATGACCACACTGGATACTACAAAGGTGATGAAACATCTGGGTCTATACCAGGTGGCTGAATCAGAAGGGGTGGATGAGATATTGTCTTTTGACGATGTAGAGTGGAAGAAGGTGCGGCATCCTGACGCAAAATCATGGCCTCACGGTTTTTCAGTTCCTGTGATCCTTGATACTATCGATTATATTATTGCGCTTCCCATCGTAAAAACGCACTGGACTGCATTGTTTACTATTGGGTTAAAATCCCAGATCAGCATTACCTCGGATCTTGACAGGAGACAGCTTCCTCACGGACAGAACAACGATGAACTCTTCGGTAATATGATCGCAGAATCAAATCTTGTACATAAACCCGATTTTTACATATCAGATGCTACGAAATGTTTTGTGACAGATGGACCCAATGTCGGGACTTTGCGGGAACCTGGCATTGTCATGGCTACAAGTGATGTGATCGCGAATGATGTGGTGGGTCTGGCACTTTTAAAGACACTTGGTACGATCCATAAAATACAGAATAGATCGGTATGGGAGCAGCCTCAGATAAAAAGAGCGGTTGAACTTGGTCTTGGAGTGAAAAGCAAAAATGAAATACAGATCAAAAGTGATGGCGTGAAAGAAATCGAAAATATTAAAGGCAATATTATTTAGATTATATTTAGTTACACTATAAGAAAAGGGAGATGAATTAATGAGTTCCATTGGAAAAGAATTTATGGAAAAAACAAAGTTCCAGTATCTTGACAGGTCTGACCAATCCAGTAACTTACCCCAGCCTCCATTAGAGATGGAATATATTGCGTCAAGACCGGTTATTGATCTTCCCGGGCATGAAAATATCAAAATAAGAAGCATTGACCTGAGGCAGGCAATTGAAGGTCGAAGAAGTATACGCAAGTATTCACAGCAACCATTAACAATTGAAGAACTGTCATATTTACTATGGGTTACACAGGGAGTGGTTCAGGTTACACCTGGAGCAACTTTCAGGAATGTGCCTTCTGCAGGTGCAAGACATGCTCTTGAAACATATCTGCTTATCAATAATGTCAGGGATGTTCCAGAAGGCATTTACAGATTTTTAGCTATTGATCACAAACTGGTGGAAATAAATACGGATCCAGACATAGCTGACAGGGTGACTGAAGGCTGTTTAGGACAGGATTTTATCAGGAAAAGTGCTGTGACTTTTATCTGGATAGCAGATGCGTATAGAATGAAATGGCGGTATGGAGAAAGAGGATACAGGTATCTTCACCTTGACGCAGGACATGCCTGCCAGAATCTGTATCTAAGTGCAGGCTCTTTAGATTGCGGTGTATGCGCCATTGCAGCTTTTTCAGATGATTATATGAACGATCTGCTTGAGCTTGATGGAGTGGAACAATTTGTAATATATATTGCAACTGTGGGGAAAAAATAAAGTCAGGTTTTAAAAATCAATTCCTTCCAGTTCATATCATGCTTTTTCCCCTACTTCAAGACTGCTTTCACAGGATACGTTTCAGATATTCTCCCACCAATATTGATGCTGGATAAAGGACTTCTTCTTCGGTCCTTGCGTGCAGGATCAATTTATCAGCAAATTGTCCATATTCCATTTTCTTCTCCTTCTTTGCCGCATCGATGAGATTCTTAAGAGCAGAGACTATCGCTTTGTGCTCATTGAGCATCTCCGGAAGTTCAGCTTTCAATCTGTTTGTCATCGTGAGGACATCTTTCATTTCAGTCGAGATTTTCCCTTCCGCCAAAGAAGATAATAATCCAAGCGGTGGCATTGCATATTCTTCTTCTTTTATAAAATGTGGATGCAAGATCTTCGCAACAGCTTTTGCAGAATCTCCAATCTTTCCGCCGACCTGGGTTGCCTTTGCGAGTTCGGCATGAAGCTCTTCATGCTCTAATTTCAATGATCTCGGTATAATGAATTCCATTTTCCAATCTCCTGATATTAATTTCATTTAGCGTTTTTATCTTCCTGCCAGAGTCCGAATAAATTATTTTCGGTATCAACACATATCGCAAGATAACCCCAGCCAGGCGCTGCTGTTTTGGGCGTGATGATATTACCACCCAGCTTCTTTACCTTTGTAATGTATTCTTCAACAGAGGGTACACCGATGTAGTTCATGATATTCTGTGCAGGCAATCTTCTTTTTCCCGTCCCGCCACCTACTGCTTGGTTCCCATTCAAATCTTTTGTCTCGATAAGGTAGAAGGCTATTGCCATCGGTACCTGATTGAATTTCCAATCAAACAGCTTTTTGTAGAATTTCTTCGCTCTTTCCAGATCATCTACAGGCAGGTCAAAATGAACAATTGTTGGCATTGCTAACTCCTCAATTTATATTATGTGTTTCAGGGTTAATATCTGTTGGTATAGACGTTGAAAGGAAAGTCCTTTTAAGTGGCTGGCTCTTCAACAAAAACGAAGATGTCTGAGATATAGTGAAATGCTTTTAATACACAATCTGGATAACCAGATAAAAACCATTGTCCGGGAAAAACCTAATGTTAATGTCCACTGACATTAATCCTAACCAACAATGCTCCTCAACAACGCGCCAACCAGGTAGGCTACGCTCGCTGCCAGTCCACCAACCAATAGCATCTCGAGCCCGCTTCTTAGGGGATTTAACTTGGTAACAGTTACTTTCGCAACCCCCAGCCCAAAGATTGTCAATGCCGATAATATAACGGATACTGTGAAGGCTTCGGTCGAAGAAATCGGGTAGAACAGTCCCAGCACGTAGACGATAAGCGGCATGAATCCAGCCAGGATGAAAGACACCAGCGTGGCCAGTGCACTGAATAACGGCTTTCGTTCGTCTTGCAGCATCCCGAGTTCGTTGATCATCATCGCTTTAACCCACCTCTCCGGGTCGCGGGCCTGGATATCAACGAGGCGGCGTGCATCATCCTCCGAATAACTGTGGCTTCGATAAACCTCGTAGAGTTCAGCCCGTTCGCCTTCCGGGAAATGTTCAACCTCCCAGGCTTCTCGCTGCCACTCCCGCTGGTAATACTCCTTTTCGCTCTTGGAAGAAAGGTACGCTCCTATGGCCATTGCAAAACCGTCTGCCAGCAAATTGGCCATGCCCAGGATAAGAACGATACTGATGCCCAGTTTGGCACCAGCCACGCCGCTGACTACTGCAAAGGTAGTAAGGATGCCGTCCAGCCCGCCATAGACCATGTTACCAATATAAACGTCGCTCGCCCCGCCATGCTGCTCTTTGGCTGCCTGGGCGATACGCTCAGGAGCATGCGCCAATGCTGATGCCTTAACATCACGCCGGGCGAATGCTTTACGCATTTCCTCGAGTCGTCTGGACTTAGTCATACCACACCTGCATACACTATGCGATCACGATACTAAAAACCTTATTAAAATCATGTATGGTGCAGTCTCTATCATGGCGATTTTACGCTCGTCTCTCCTCCGACCATCATTTCTTAGGTATTGGCTTTGGTTTAATGGGTTTCTTTTTCTCCTTATTTGGCATCTGCTTCCTCCTGACAATTTAAAGTCATGAATAATTTGATTTTCAGGATATGAACTTTTGTGTAACAACGTTGATGCTAAAGCTACTGCCAGAATGACAATGCAACACTCCGTAACATGCAGATTATTAAATCTGCGATTTCAATACCGTCATCCTCTCCAGCAGGTGATGGCGCCGCTCAATCGCTGAGGAGGCTGCCGCTGCCCTGTTTTCAGGTCTATAAGGCTGTATTTTTTTTAGGTATTGGGTATGCTGTCTTTTAAGGCGTATACGGGCAGGAGTATGAATGATATATTGCTGCTTGGGGGGAAAAGATACGGATTAAGCTTGGCAGAGAGCGTTTGAATATCGATAGAGCGGTATCTTAGCTCATTCTATATATGGTGGAAATAGAGTATCAACGCAAAAATGGTATATACAGGCCTCGTACGTCGTACGGGGTTTGTGACTTGTCCTATTTTCTCAAGCAGAGTATTGTTCAAGCTATTTTTTCTAACTTTCTTAGCATTCTTATTTTCTCAATTCCACCTTCAACTTCAGCAAGGCGCTCATAGAAAGTATTTGCCATGATTATCTGCGCGTCTATCAGAGGTCCGACCTCCCTGATCCAGATTGAGCGGGGATGTGCTTTTACAAATTTAGCCCATCGCTCGATATGCTCGGTATGAGTCATGTCTCTCATGATAAGCGCAACCTGCGGATATCCGCTTTTATCTTTTTGATCTCATTTTCATCAAGGACATCCGAATAGATGATCCGCAAATGCTTTGCATCATCCATGTCTTTTTCTGATCTTAGCAGTTCTTCCTTGAAAGCGATATTCATTTCAATACTTGAAAAATATAGCTCCAACCCTGTAAGAGGCAGTTTTTTCCTTGTCCGGATTTGATAATCATCCAGTTCGTCTTTTGCCAGTTTCAATTCCATTTCAGGGATAAAATGTCCTTTCCTGACATATCGCACGCTGGTCTTATCTTTTAAATAGTCATCATAAATTATTTCCGGATGTTCCGACTGTATGCATTCAAAACCTGCCTGCATAAGATCATTATGCATTTTTATGAACGCATCTTTTTTGATCCTTTCAATGATTATGTCCACATCTTCAGTTCCCCTGCTTCTTCCATGTGCAATAGCTACGAACCCTGAAACAATGACATATTTTGCATGATTTTCTACTACCTCAACAAAATCTTCGGCAAACGTATCAAGAATGGTACGCTCTTTTACTTCTCTTCTCATTCAGGTTATTCAATATATTTGCGAGATAATATGCCTTTCCACATGCCAAGAGATGCCAAAATGCAATGAATACGCGAACAGGTGCGCGGGGTTGTCTAAGGTGCTGTTCAGCAGACCTTTCTGGAAACACTCTACCATTTTCTTTTCAACCCGCTCCCGTGAAGACGTATATGAGGCAAACTATCAAGAAGTTCTCATGCACAGGTCTTACCGGAGCGGGCGAGCTCACCCTGCAACTGGGGCGACTGGAAAAGAACCGCGCGCCTCCAGGCAGAGACGGGCGCCGAACTGGATGCGCTGCTGCCGGCTGTGCTGGACAGGGCGTTTAAAGGGAGTTGTGATAGGGGGGTTGTTTCGGGAACATATCGGCGCCGGGAGATTAATATTTTTGAAGTGATATAGTTCGAAGGAGAGTAAAAAAAATGTCCATAGCGGGCTTGCTTCACAGCATCAAATCTTCCCGAAGCTACGAGAACCAGATTGTCCATGTTGAAGAGATAATTTCCAGGCAGCCAGAACACGCTTCCATCGAATTAAAGCCTTTAATCAACTATGCATTGGACAGGTCACATTATATTTATTATCAGTTTTGTTATCAAAACCTATTTACATTAATAAAAGGAAATAATCATTTACCATATCATGAATTGAATATGATATGGGGCACACTATGATGAGCTAGCGAGGAATCGGCAGAAGAGGCATATTGGAAAGGTTATTAAATTTCCAAGTTTCCCGGACGTAATTGTCCTGTGACCAGTCAAGGTCTAAAAGGAAGTGACTCGACTGTGATTTCTCCCAAATGGGTGCTTAAAGAAAGCGCGG
The sequence above is drawn from the Candidatus Methanoperedens sp. genome and encodes:
- a CDS encoding tyrosine-type recombinase/integrase, producing MITIDSYIKEIQANGQAAHTLINVEQTLRYAGQFKPLSKWKDQDVTRYILELQKTYKPSSIEYKKAVLKRFFKRAGKGDIVEHVKIKFIKGNLNREDILTVDDVNNLIAYTESPMYKALFSFLFESGARISEVLNVKVEDIQETDRGMIIAIPQTKTGTDKRRALYVYSAGYIRNHLTYSGLKKGDKLFGITRPAVHLMLQKVGKEAGIDKPLSPHKFRHASATDMLLRGYQDPIVKKKHGWTADSRMIARYQHIVDDDVINAEAEKKNGADTIKRPIRTIKQAESLNIATSQLQLSKLSAENQELRAKFEEQQKQMNKQDRERELLMTLLKEKGIV
- a CDS encoding NAD-binding protein → MTSYLNRFLKYIIVTISRFNTIIVRMFKFRISESIRSYILIFSFLVLVYSLVFLYLMRTYENKDYDFITAIYWVIVSMTTVGYGDIYFNSTIGRLFSTVVILSGVIMIFGYLFPLVLTPQLEKRLRKEHPSKVQNDLKNHIIICGYNQLVETLIAELDEYEIPFMVIDENEKNISQLISRKIMCVYGDAADENVLQNSNILSARMLIANQSDEKNASIILTAKEISDIQVISIVENEAKAGYLKYAGSDRVISPKTLFGTYIGRKAIDPLTDHLAGATKFFEDLSIVELPIYPHSVLIGKKLKYAVIHQKTGANIVGLWSGGKLSLNPQPEDLIRENSVLLAVGTEKQLESLKKLTEGI
- a CDS encoding TrkA family potassium uptake protein; translation: MKKFILVGYGDVGRSIAHVLQNAHVSFVVIDKNEAKLKERGFDYVAGDATDEEILKRAGIKNASTVIIVLNDDSDIIFSTLIARNINPHCIILARANATKSIDKIYRAGADYVASLSIVAGQMLAHIALGHEAETITMLEGLEIARHHVTSGSPLVGKTIADAKIRSRIGCTIIGIEEDGKTITDIDPSIIIQEGMTLAIIGNCEQISKFKKEYAV
- a CDS encoding nucleotidyl transferase AbiEii/AbiGii toxin family protein, whose translation is MLTRKQIEKLALKNRVPLFTQERDYIQAAYLSLLYSKTMSFVFKGGTCLRMAYGSQRYSEDLDFNSALGEDEAFRALETAAKELEYFGIRSEIRNKRMSRSGFGVALSYMGPLYEGRDITKGLVRIDVSLRGESVSEDRITVRTEYDDVKTFIISAASLDHIFAEKVRALLVRGMARDLYDLWFLMERGIKPDLELINSKLALYDRTYSREEMNERIAELEKSWSKDLKPLLGVVVPYDAAVKRVIDGLMSCAIPVHHRGQGTPHKRPH
- a CDS encoding DUF362 domain-containing protein, with amino-acid sequence MVQVGVVRKKDIIQSVKTSVGLAGGLKIQKNSTVLIRPNANTADYPPGSTNPEVLKGAIRAVKEYNPAKIIVAEKSMTTLDTTKVMKHLGLYQVAESEGVDEILSFDDVEWKKVRHPDAKSWPHGFSVPVILDTIDYIIALPIVKTHWTALFTIGLKSQISITSDLDRRQLPHGQNNDELFGNMIAESNLVHKPDFYISDATKCFVTDGPNVGTLREPGIVMATSDVIANDVVGLALLKTLGTIHKIQNRSVWEQPQIKRAVELGLGVKSKNEIQIKSDGVKEIENIKGNII
- a CDS encoding SagB/ThcOx family dehydrogenase, whose amino-acid sequence is MSSIGKEFMEKTKFQYLDRSDQSSNLPQPPLEMEYIASRPVIDLPGHENIKIRSIDLRQAIEGRRSIRKYSQQPLTIEELSYLLWVTQGVVQVTPGATFRNVPSAGARHALETYLLINNVRDVPEGIYRFLAIDHKLVEINTDPDIADRVTEGCLGQDFIRKSAVTFIWIADAYRMKWRYGERGYRYLHLDAGHACQNLYLSAGSLDCGVCAIAAFSDDYMNDLLELDGVEQFVIYIATVGKK
- a CDS encoding hemerythrin domain-containing protein: MEFIIPRSLKLEHEELHAELAKATQVGGKIGDSAKAVAKILHPHFIKEEEYAMPPLGLLSSLAEGKISTEMKDVLTMTNRLKAELPEMLNEHKAIVSALKNLIDAAKKEKKMEYGQFADKLILHARTEEEVLYPASILVGEYLKRIL
- a CDS encoding VOC family protein is translated as MPTIVHFDLPVDDLERAKKFYKKLFDWKFNQVPMAIAFYLIETKDLNGNQAVGGGTGKRRLPAQNIMNYIGVPSVEEYITKVKKLGGNIITPKTAAPGWGYLAICVDTENNLFGLWQEDKNAK
- a CDS encoding VIT1/CCC1 transporter family protein, yielding MTKSRRLEEMRKAFARRDVKASALAHAPERIAQAAKEQHGGASDVYIGNMVYGGLDGILTTFAVVSGVAGAKLGISIVLILGMANLLADGFAMAIGAYLSSKSEKEYYQREWQREAWEVEHFPEGERAELYEVYRSHSYSEDDARRLVDIQARDPERWVKAMMINELGMLQDERKPLFSALATLVSFILAGFMPLIVYVLGLFYPISSTEAFTVSVILSALTIFGLGVAKVTVTKLNPLRSGLEMLLVGGLAASVAYLVGALLRSIVG